One Aegilops tauschii subsp. strangulata cultivar AL8/78 chromosome 7, Aet v6.0, whole genome shotgun sequence genomic window carries:
- the LOC109768613 gene encoding uncharacterized protein codes for MGYMNDTRGLLLTTCPSSIDHYVQNLTSSYSNKSNESSVVATSVFMLVLAAVFFNLNLFSRVSNTSAVLNPTARAVLNSALNLFLPVMSYLFSEAKNTPDGGADLPVRARLILTWMLLVELLRKKVEAILVTAGMQQGYSNIITHANAVAWLGYLVFFNLKVAGRVAVFGTLWLLCAAKFVQRVAFTEIGKRSLAYGKNARLLSSYMAEMVKDPRHGGTAVQDQDLSPLQRMKMCKYVVMGEENLMLKPGPHGYELDLDRLNTTYDDGDHIVTVGKIWELVEQEKKPRLKRLQRLSLSFALFKLLRPRFELLPAMTKQETDHCRDLIFQGLCRVSDGDVDPGVALFQVLKDEISFVSEYYHSVHPVVLASPYFFVINYITFPVVVLVLCFMTIALAGNGDMLLAFHSVGDDNYAISSGIFTLTKCLWKNFLRKPAAFFAIIDISITYLLFIAFVYEEVWEYMVFVFSNWFMVSLLCTYTARRRWQESKTYRGTLRRIAWISSKLSHPSRVTLKQFSVLRVSWLSMTLPTTSLPTQAKRSIMERFRSAAYGRDGFPAPLSNGRYVLYSMQRYSRLSWFCDTQSVAEVIITWHIATSLLEMTYPGHRKGGTSPTDHHRAVATKLSKYCSYLVVFHPELLPDDRECTERVYEDMKTGLKEALGSWNYHLGSENARYTKMMATNQDKLRSDCWDNTMTMVQKGIVLGNVLVVEANGDYGAVWKLLADLWVELIVYVAPSSGDEHVKWHEEALVLGGELITLLWALATHTGVTRPPSTSLVVMPVGEDVEEGVRPCV; via the coding sequence ATGGGGTACATGAACGACACTCGTGGTTTACTGTTGACGACGTGCCCCAGCAGCATCGACCACTACGTCCAGAACCTGACCTCCTCCTACTCCAACAAGAGCAACGAGTCCTCCGTGGTGGCCACCTCCgtcttcatgctcgtcctcgCCGCCGTCTTCTTCAACCTCAACCTCTTCAGCCGCGTCTCCAACACCAGCGCCGTCCTCAACCCCACCGCCCGCGCCGTTCTCAACTCCGCCCTCAACCTCTTCCTCCCCGTCATGTCCTACCTCTTCTCCGAGGCCAAAAACACCCCTGACGGTGGCGCCGACCTCCCGGTGCGGGCTCGCCTCATCCTCACCTGGATGCTTCTCGTCGAGCTCCTCCGCAAGAAGGTGGAGGCCATCCTGGTCACCGCCGGCATGCAGCAGGGCTACTCTAACATCATCACACATGCCAACGCCGTCGCCTGGCTGGGCTACCTCGTCTTCTTCAACCTCAAGGTGGCCGGCCGGGTGGCCGTCTTCGGCACGCTCTGGCTGCTCTGCGCCGCCAAGTTCGTGCAGAGGGTGGCCTTCACCGAGATAGGGAAGCGTTCCTTGGCCTACGGCAAGAACGCTCGCCTCCTCTCCTCCTACATGGCTGAAATGGTCAAGGACCCGCGGCATGGCGGCACCGCCGTCCAGGACCAGGACCTCTCTCCGTTGCAGAGGATGAAGATGTGCAAGTACGTCGTCATGGGAGAAGAGAACCTTATGCTGAAGCCCGGCCCGCATGGCTACGAGCTCGACCTCGACAGGCTCAACACCACGTACGACGATGGCGACCACATCGTCACCGTCGGGAAAATATGGGAACTCGTTGAGCAGGAGAAGAAACCGAGGCTTAAAAGGCTCCAGAGGCTAAGCCTCTCCTTCGCGCTCTTCAAGCTGCTGCGGCCTAGGTTCGAGCTCCTGCCGGCCATGACCAAGCAAGAAACCGACCACTGCCGGGACCTCATCTTCCAAGGCCTGTGCAGAGTCAGCGACGGCGACGTGGACCCAGGGGTGGCACTATTCCAGGTGCTCAAGGACGAGATCAGCTTCGTGAGTGAGTACTACCACTCGGTCCACCCGGTGGTGCTGGCCAGCCCCTACTTCTTTGTGATCAACTACATCACCTTCCCAGTGGTGGTGTTGGTCCTTTGCTTCATGACCATCGCCCTCGCCGGCAACGGCGACATGCTCTTGGCGTTTCACAGCGTCGGGGACGACAACTACGCCATATCGTCGGGCATATTCACGCTCACCAAGTGCCTATGGAAGAACTTTCTCCGGAAACCGGCGGCCTTCTTCGCCATCATCGACATCTCCATCACCTACCTCCTGTTCATCGCTTTCGTCTACGAGGAGGTGTGGGAGTACATGGTGTTTGTGTTCTCCAACTGGTTCATGGTGTCGCTGCTCTGCACATACACCGCAAGGCGACGCTGGCAGGAGAGTAAGACCTACCGTGGCACTCTCCGCCGCATCGCCTGGATCAGTAGCAAGCTGAGCCACCCTAGCCGTGTCACCCTCAAGCAGTTCTCCGTGCTGAGGGTTAGCTGGCTCTCCATGACTCTGCCCACCACGTCTCTACCAACGCAAGCAAAGAGGTCCATaatggaacgcttccgctcggcGGCATACGGCCGCGATGGTTTCCCGGCCCCCCTTAGCAACGGAAGATACGTACTATACTCCATGCAACGGTACTCACGCTTGTCATGGTTCTGCGATACTCAAAGTGTCGCAGAGGTCATCATCACCTGGCACATTGCCACCAGCCTATTGGAGATGACGTATCCAGGACATCGCAAAGGAGGGACCTCGCCGACGGATCACCATAGGGCGGTGGCGACAAAACTGTCCAAGTATTGTTCTTACCTCGTGGTCTTCCACCCGGAGCTGCTACCGGATGACCGGGAGTGCACAGAGCGCGTGTACGAGGACATGAAGACCGGTCTCAAGGAGGCGCTCGGGAGTTGGAACTACCACTTAGGGTCGGAGAACGCGCGGTACACGAAGATGATGGCGACGAACCAGGATAAGCTGCGCTCCGACTGCTGGGACAACACCATGACTATGGTCCAGAAGGGGATAGTGCTTGGAAACGTGTTGGTGGTAGAGGCCAATGGAGACTATGGGGCCGTTTGGAAACTGCTTGCCGACCTTTGGGTTGAGCTGATTGTGTATGTTGCCCCATCCAGCGGCGATGAGCACGTGAAATGGCACGAGGAGGCGCTAGTGCTAGGTGGCGAGCTCATCACCTTGCTTTGGGCCTTGGCCACGCACACCGGTGTAACCCGCCCACCGTCGACATCGTTGGTTGTCATGCCGGTTGGCGAGGATGTCGAGGAGGGAGTACGTCCTTGTGTATAG
- the LOC109768618 gene encoding uncharacterized protein, with product MGKDDDDGEPTRVRWLMDAARYAVAALVTAVTVAVIARAVVVSLRSEKLEITVVNGTVTASVNTAANPTQVRLLMTIHNYNPSGRVGIQYVGVNITLLYQNDTPITWISIEDGPVNGIHVEPQFIRESVVDTSLNVPDDVPAAFAGAMTAPNGSQLFDNAKVHLKGTLQTQISGLNYTHGGQPTEYLCSPVAIGVKSEKLLAHAVDVSCEEV from the coding sequence ATGGGCAAGGATGACGACGACGGCGAGCCCACAAGAGTCCGATGGTTGATGGATGCGGCGCGGTACGCCGTGGCGGCCCTGGTGACTGCAGTCACCGTGGCGGTCATCGCCAGGGCCGTCGTCGTGTCGCTGCGCTCCGAGAAGCTCGAGATCACGGTCGTCAATGGCACCGTGACTGCGTCCGTGAACACGGCGGCGAATCCTACCCAGGTAAGGCTGCTGATGACCATCCACAACTACAACCCCAGCGGCCGCGTCGGCATCCAGTACGTGGGCGTCAACATCACCCTCCTCTACCAAAACGACACGCCGATCACCTGGATTAGCATTGAGGACGGCCCTGTCAACGGCATCCATGTGGAGCCCCAGTTCATACGGGAGTCCGTCGTGGACACGAGCCTCAACGTGCCGGACGACGTGCCGGCGGCGTTTGCCGGGGCCATGACGGCGCCCAACGGGTCCCAGCTGTTCGATAACGCCAAGGTGCACCTGAAAGGCACGCTCCAGACGCAGATCTCTGGGCTCAACTACACGCACGGCGGCCAGCCCACCGAGTACCTCTGCTCTCCGGTTGCCATCGGCGTCAAGTCAGAGAAGCTGCTCGCCCATGCCGTCGACGTATCTTGCGAGGAAGTTTAG